From Lagenorhynchus albirostris chromosome 15, mLagAlb1.1, whole genome shotgun sequence, one genomic window encodes:
- the DCTN5 gene encoding dynactin subunit 5, with translation MELGELLYNKSEYIETASGNKVSRQSVLCGSQNIVLNGKTIVMNDCIIRGDLANVRVGRHCVVKSRSVIRPPFKKFSKGVAFFPLHIGDHVFIEEDCVVNAAQIGSYVHVGKNCVIGRRCVLKDCCKILDNTVLPPETVVPPFTVFSGCPGLFSGELPECTQELMIDVTKSYYQKFLPLTQV, from the exons ATGGAGTTGGGCGAGCTTCTCTACAACAAGTCCGAGTACATCGAGACG GCATCTGGGAACAAAGTTAGTCGCCAGTCTGTACTGTGTGGAAGTCagaacatcgttctcaatggcaAG acCATTGTGATGAATGACTGTATTATTCGAGGGGATCTGGCAAATGTAAGAGTTGGACGTCATTGTGTTGTGAAAAGTCGGAGTGTCATAAGGCCACCATTCAAGAAATTCAGCAAAGG CGTTGCATTTTTTCCTCTACATATTGGGGACCATGTCTTTATTGAGGAAGATTGTGTGGTCAACGCAGCTCAGATTGGCTCTTACGTTCACGTTGGCAAGAACTGTGTGATT GGGCGCCGGTGTGTGTTGAAAGACTGTTGCAAAATTCTTGACAACACAGTATTACCCCCAGAAACTGTGGTCCCACCATTCACTGTCTTCTCAGGCTGCCCAG GACTCTTCTCAGGGGAGCTCCCAGAATGTACCCAGGAGCTGATGATTGACGTCACGAAGAGCTACTACCAGAAGTTTTTGCCCTTGACACAGGTCTAA